The following coding sequences lie in one Rutidosis leptorrhynchoides isolate AG116_Rl617_1_P2 chromosome 4, CSIRO_AGI_Rlap_v1, whole genome shotgun sequence genomic window:
- the LOC139841400 gene encoding uncharacterized protein, translating into MKKHRREGDDGNERWNGSRRGIILVRASVLDGDIDIKIMQTRRTFTDAQVDEMISQRVNEALAAAEARRVQANASQARGSSGNNVPQRCTYKEFSNCKPQTFTGIEGPVSLMRWFERLESVFRISNRANTDRVKFATCTLQDGALTWWNNYAQPAGMDESYAMPWEEFKQAMISEYCPRNEIQKLEMELWNLKIQGNDITRYTKRFLELSLLCPELVTTEAKKIERYVWGLLKEIQGNVTSSKPETLQSAIRMAHNLMDQITRHENPEATTYTKTQGGKRKWNENQGNSSHQKKQDTTKFENANAKKNYNGKKPYCNRCYKHHYGACTIVCDRCKKVGHMSKDCTVNLAQPTGNKPKTCYGCGQVGHMKNQCPNAKKDGNAKGRAFNISAKGARENPDLVTGTFLLNNCIAYVLFDSGADRSFISKDFSTVINIPPTALDTKYIIELANGKTLKVDKIFQGCALTLADKLFEVDLMPVELGSFDVIIDLPGLPPHRQVEFQIDLIPGAAPVARPPYRLAPSELQELSNQLQELLDKGFIRPSSSPWGAPILFIQDFSKIARPLTTLTHKGKKFEWLKEQESAFQQLKHKLTTAPILSLPEGNEDFVVYCDASRQGLGCVLMQ; encoded by the exons ATGAAAAAACACCGTCGTGAGGGGGACGATGGGAATGAACGGTGGAATGGAAGCCGGAGAGGTATCATTTTGGTGCGGGCGTCGGTGCTTGATGGTGATATCGACATCAA GATAATGCAAACACGAAGGACTTTTACTGACGCTCAAGTTGACGAGATGATTAGTCAAAGGGTTAATGAAGCTTTAGCCGCTGCTGAGGCACGGAGAGTGCAAGCTAATGCGAGTCAAGCTAGAGGTTCAAGTGGAAATAATGTTCCACAAAGATGTACCTACAAGGAGTTCTCCAACTGCAAACCTCAAACTTTCACTGGAATAGAAGGACCGGTTAGTTTGATGAGGTGGTTTGAGAGGCTCGAGTCAGTCTTTCGAATAAGCAACCGTGCAAATACGGATAGAGTAAAGTTTGCTACTTGTACTCTTCAAGATGGTGccctgacatggtggaacaattatgctcagCCTGCAGGAATGGACGAGTCGTATGCAatgccatgggaagaattcaaacaaGCAATGATCAgtgagtattgtccaagaaacgAAATTCAGAAACTAGAAATGGAATTGTGGAATTTGAAAATTCAGGGGAATGACATTACGAGATATACAAAACGATTCCTAGAACTTTCCCTATTGTGTCCGGAGTTAGTTACTACTGAAGCAAAGAAGATCGAAAGGTATGTGTGGGGACTTTTGAAAGAAATCCAAGGTAATGTAACGTCATCCAAACCAGAAACACTCCAAAGTGCTATTCGAATGGCACACAACCTAATGGATCAGATTACACGTCATGAAAACCCGGAAGCAACAACATATACAAAAACTCAAGGCGGTAAGCGTAAGTGGAACGAGAACCAAGGAAATAGTTCTCACCAGAAGAAACAAGATACCACCAAGTTTGAGAATGCTAATGCCAAGAAGAATTATAATGGCAAGAAACCTTATTGCAATCGATGTTATAAGCATCATTATGGAGCTTGTACTATTGTTTGTGATAGGTGCAAAAAGGTGGGGCATATGTCCAAAGATTGTACAGTCAATCTCGCACAGCCAACTGGAAACAAACCTaaaacttgttatggatgtggacaaGTGGGACACATGAAGAATCAGTGTCCGAATGCCAAGAAGGATGGAAATGCAAAAGGTAGAGCATTTAATATCTCGGCAAAAGGAGCTCGTGAAAATCCTGAtttagtcacgggtacatttcttctaAACAACTGCATTGCTTATgtactatttgatagtggtgctgatagaagttttatttcTAAAGACTTTAGTACCGTAATTAACATACCTCCAACTGCTTTAGATACTAAGTATATCATAGAATTGGCTAATGGCAAAACTTTGAAAGTAGATAAGATCTTTCAAGGTTGTGCTCTAACGTTAGCTGATAAACTATTTGAAGTCGATCTTATGCCTGTtgagttaggtagttttgatgttattattg ATTTACCTGGTCTTCCTCCACATaggcaagttgaatttcaaattgacttaattccgggagctgcacctgtTGCTCGACCACCGTATCGATTAGCACCTTCAGAATTGCAAGAGTTGtcgaaccaattacaagaactgttggataagggatttattcgacctAGTTCATCACCCTGGGGTGCTCCTATctt gtttatccaagatttttcaaagATTGCGCGACCTTTAActacactgactcacaaaggaaagaagtttgaATGGTTAAAGGAACAAGAGTCTGCATTTCAACAATTGAAGCATAAACTAACTACTGCACCCATATTATCTTTACCTGAGGGAaatgaagattttgtggtttattgtgacgcCTCGCGTCAAGGActtggatgtgttttgatgcagtga